A portion of the Burkholderia sp. GAS332 genome contains these proteins:
- a CDS encoding rod shape-determining protein MreB: MFGFLRGYFSNDLAIDLGTSNTLIYMRGKGIVLDEPSVVSIRQEGGPNGKKIILAVGKEAKQMLGKVPGNIEAIRPMKDGVIADFNITQQMIKRFIQMAHESRMFAPSPRIIICVPCGSTQVERRAIKEAAHSAGASQVYLIEEPMAAATGAGLPVSEATGSMVVDIGGGTTEVGVISLGGVVYKGSVRVGGDKFDDAIVNYIRRNYGMLIGEQTAEAIKKEIGSAFPGSEVKEMEVKGRNMSEGIPRSFTVSSNEILEALTDPLNQIVSAVKIALEQTPPELGADIAERGIMLAGGGALLRDLDRLLAEETGLPVFVAEAPLTCVVRGSGMALERMDKFGGAFSYE; this comes from the coding sequence ATGTTCGGTTTTTTGCGCGGCTATTTTTCCAACGACCTGGCAATCGACCTCGGCACGTCGAACACCCTCATTTATATGCGTGGCAAGGGTATCGTGCTGGACGAACCCTCGGTGGTCTCGATTCGACAGGAAGGCGGCCCGAACGGCAAGAAGATCATTCTGGCCGTCGGCAAGGAAGCGAAACAGATGCTCGGCAAGGTGCCGGGCAATATCGAGGCGATCCGCCCGATGAAGGACGGCGTGATTGCCGACTTCAACATTACCCAGCAGATGATCAAGCGCTTCATCCAGATGGCGCACGAGTCGCGAATGTTCGCGCCGTCGCCGCGCATCATCATCTGCGTGCCGTGTGGGTCGACCCAGGTCGAACGCCGGGCAATCAAGGAAGCCGCCCACAGCGCAGGCGCCTCACAGGTCTATCTGATCGAAGAGCCGATGGCCGCCGCCACCGGCGCCGGCTTGCCCGTCTCCGAGGCGACCGGTTCGATGGTCGTCGATATCGGCGGTGGCACGACCGAAGTGGGCGTGATCTCGCTCGGCGGCGTCGTCTATAAGGGTTCGGTACGCGTGGGCGGCGACAAGTTCGATGATGCGATCGTCAACTACATTCGCCGCAACTACGGGATGCTGATTGGCGAACAGACTGCCGAGGCCATCAAGAAGGAAATTGGCTCCGCGTTTCCGGGCTCCGAAGTCAAGGAGATGGAGGTCAAGGGCCGCAATATGTCCGAAGGCATTCCACGCAGTTTCACGGTCTCCAGCAACGAGATTCTCGAAGCGCTCACCGACCCGCTGAATCAGATCGTCTCGGCGGTGAAAATCGCGCTGGAACAGACGCCGCCGGAACTGGGCGCTGACATCGCCGAGCGCGGCATCATGCTCGCGGGCGGGGGCGCCTTGCTGCGCGACCTGGACCGCCTGCTCGCGGAAGAAACCGGCCTGCCGGTGTTCGTTGCCGAAGCACCGTTGACCTGTGTGGTGCGCGGTTCGGGGATGGCGCTGGAGCGGATGGATAAGTTCGGCGGGGCTTTTTCTTACGAGTGA
- a CDS encoding NitT/TauT family transport system substrate-binding protein: MKRFESVRTSLTSHTSLSSLASPRRVRGAIAGAAAALAIGFASFGATPAQAAAPLAIGYSDWPGFVAFQIAIDKGWFKEAGVDVNFQWFDYSASLDAFSAGKLDAVGATNGDALVTGASGAKNVMILLTDYSSGNDMIVAKPPIRTVDGLKGKKVGVEMGLVDHLLLDTALEKHALKESDITLVNAKTNELPQVLASSNDVAAVGAWQPNAGEALKRVPGSRPIFTSADAPGLIYDAITVNPVSLQSRKADWAKVIKVWYRCVAYINDPKTQPDAVKIMSARVGLTPAQYLPLLKGTHLLDAAAARKAFVKGDGLDSVYGSSVNADKFNVRNAVYKQSQNVSAYLDPALTNAP; encoded by the coding sequence ATGAAACGCTTCGAATCCGTCCGAACGTCCCTTACGTCCCATACGTCACTGAGCAGCCTTGCCTCGCCACGCCGCGTGCGTGGCGCGATCGCCGGCGCTGCCGCCGCGCTGGCTATAGGTTTCGCCAGTTTCGGCGCCACCCCCGCACAAGCGGCTGCGCCCCTCGCTATTGGCTATAGCGACTGGCCCGGCTTCGTCGCCTTCCAGATTGCCATCGACAAAGGCTGGTTCAAGGAGGCCGGCGTGGATGTCAATTTCCAATGGTTCGACTACTCGGCCTCGCTCGATGCGTTCTCCGCGGGCAAGCTCGACGCAGTCGGCGCGACCAACGGCGATGCGCTGGTCACCGGCGCAAGCGGCGCCAAAAACGTGATGATCCTCCTGACCGATTACTCGAGCGGCAACGACATGATCGTGGCCAAGCCGCCGATTCGCACGGTCGATGGACTCAAGGGCAAAAAGGTCGGTGTCGAAATGGGGCTCGTCGATCACCTGCTGCTGGACACGGCGCTCGAGAAGCATGCGCTCAAGGAATCGGACATCACGCTGGTCAACGCGAAGACGAATGAGTTGCCGCAAGTGCTGGCGTCGTCCAACGACGTCGCCGCGGTCGGCGCATGGCAACCGAACGCGGGCGAAGCACTCAAGCGCGTGCCGGGCTCACGGCCGATCTTCACCTCGGCCGACGCGCCGGGGCTGATCTACGACGCGATCACGGTCAATCCGGTCAGCCTGCAGTCGCGCAAGGCCGACTGGGCCAAGGTCATCAAGGTCTGGTATCGCTGCGTGGCCTACATCAACGATCCCAAGACCCAACCTGATGCGGTGAAGATCATGTCCGCGCGCGTCGGTCTGACGCCGGCCCAGTATCTGCCGTTGCTGAAAGGCACGCACCTGCTCGACGCGGCGGCGGCCAGGAAGGCCTTCGTCAAGGGTGATGGGCTGGACTCGGTGTACGGTTCGAGCGTAAACGCGGACAAGTTCAACGTGCGCAACGCGGTCTACAAGCAATCCCAGAACGTGAGCGCCTATCTCGACCCGGCGCTGACCAATGCGCCTTAA
- a CDS encoding Isopenicillin N synthase produces the protein MSQTHTRFDRLPIVDVSGLFSDDPDQRLATARELDRAARDAGFFYVTGHQVSRAQQAALIEQAKQFFAAPEDWKMRYYIGKSTAHRGYVPEGEEVFAGGKRDRKEGFDTGRELPPDDPDVKAGTPMLGANMWPEQSGFREAIGGYYDAAFALGRALFRGFSLALGLPETHFDRYLQKPPSQLRLLHYPFDPSAEDRPGIGAHTDYECFTILLPTAPGLEVMNGEGEWIDAPPVDNAFVVNIGDMLEVWTGGTYVATSHRVRKVKEERYSFPLFFACDYRTVVAPLPQFATPEAVAKYPPVSAGDHLFAQTAQSFTYLKQRIERGELVLPEGSKGLASFGQQARYAGAEQDVA, from the coding sequence ATGAGCCAAACCCACACCCGATTCGACCGCCTGCCCATCGTCGACGTCAGCGGCCTCTTTAGCGATGACCCGGACCAGCGTCTCGCGACCGCCCGCGAGCTCGACCGTGCCGCGCGTGACGCGGGGTTTTTCTACGTCACCGGCCATCAGGTCTCGCGCGCCCAGCAAGCTGCACTAATAGAACAGGCAAAGCAGTTCTTCGCCGCCCCCGAGGACTGGAAGATGCGCTATTACATCGGCAAATCGACCGCGCATCGGGGCTATGTGCCCGAAGGCGAAGAGGTGTTTGCGGGTGGCAAGCGCGACAGGAAGGAGGGGTTCGACACGGGCCGGGAACTGCCGCCCGACGACCCCGACGTCAAAGCCGGCACGCCGATGCTCGGGGCCAATATGTGGCCGGAGCAGTCAGGGTTTCGTGAAGCGATCGGCGGCTATTACGACGCGGCGTTCGCGCTCGGCCGCGCATTGTTCCGTGGCTTCTCGCTCGCACTCGGCTTGCCGGAAACGCATTTCGACAGGTATTTGCAGAAGCCGCCGAGCCAGTTGCGCCTGCTTCACTATCCCTTCGACCCGTCCGCGGAGGACCGCCCGGGCATCGGCGCGCATACCGACTACGAATGCTTCACGATCCTGCTGCCGACAGCCCCCGGCCTCGAAGTGATGAACGGCGAGGGCGAGTGGATCGACGCGCCGCCGGTCGACAACGCGTTCGTCGTGAACATTGGCGACATGCTGGAGGTGTGGACGGGCGGTACCTACGTGGCGACGTCACATCGCGTGCGCAAGGTGAAGGAAGAGCGCTACTCGTTTCCGCTCTTCTTCGCCTGCGACTATCGCACGGTGGTGGCGCCACTGCCGCAGTTCGCGACACCCGAGGCGGTGGCGAAATACCCACCGGTATCGGCGGGCGACCATCTGTTCGCACAGACCGCGCAGAGCTTTACCTATCTGAAGCAGCGTATCGAGCGTGGTGAACTGGTATTGCCGGAAGGATCGAAGGGTTTGGCGAGCTTTGGGCAACAGGCGCGCTATGCGGGCGCTGAACAGGATGTTGCTTAG
- a CDS encoding urea carboxylase, translating into MTFDKVLIANRGEIACRVIRTLKRLGIASVAVYSEADRHAMHVMLADEAVCIGPAAAAASYLNSAAILEAARATGANAVHPGYGFLSENAAFAQACEDAGIRFIGPRPAQMLEFGLKHTARELAKANDVALLPGTGLLPDVSSALSEAESIVYPVMLKSTAGGGGIGMSLCRDAAQLESVFASVARLGEANFANAGVYIEKFVENARHIEVQIFGDGRGGVIALGERDCSVQRRNQKVIEETPAPGLTQAERAALHASAVRLAQAVKYESAGTVEFVFDADTRRFYFLEVNTRLQVEHCVTEEVTGVDLVEWMIRQAEGEIAPLDTLVPTPSGASIQVRLYAEDPHKQFQPSAGVLTHVAFAADARVDTWVDAGTEVSAFYDPLLAKIIVKGATRDAALAAMRAALAQTQLYGIETNLDYLRAIAGSATFARGEQTTGFLTRFVFAPHTIDVLDGGVQTTVQQTPGRVGYWDIGVPPSGPMDDLSFRLANELLGNPADAAGLECAMVGATLRFNTATLFVLGGAPLAATLDGQPVTPWQTTRAAAGSVLKLGGVTGAGMRACLALKGGLQVPDYLGSKATFTLGQFGGHAGRALRKGDVLHLATDAGRGETGAQLDPARVPVLTHDWALGVLDGPHGAPDFFTPDDIAMLYGTRWTVHYNSSRTGVRLIGPKPQWARTDGGEAGLHPSNIHDNAYAVGAVDFTGDMPVILGPDGPSLGGFVCPVTVVSDELWKLGQLRPGDTVRFEPVRAQPSLTASAPSAVSTASTVSAPLSAHDCILYSDPSAGEGTGVVYRRSGDQNVLVEYGPLMLDLNLRFRVHALMNWLDAHRLPGIVDLTPGIRSLQVHFDHRTLSHATLLAHLQQAERELPAVDDMRVPNRIVHLPLSWDDPSTRIAIERYMQSVRPDAPWCPSNIEFIRRINGLASIDDVKRIVFDARYLVMGLGDVYLGAPVATPLDPRHRLVTTKYNPARTWTPENAVGIGGAYLCVYGMEGPGGYQFVGRTVQMWNRYRTTREFEAGKPWLLRFFDEIRFYEVSEAELAELRTDFIAGRASLKIEESVFDLGAYNRFLKDEAESISAFKHAQQTAFDEERERWNAAGHAEYVGEPASDADSATGNGAPDALVAGQQSIVADVSGSVWKLLVSEGERVSEGQVVAIVESMKMEVSVAVTEDGVIETIDCVAGAAVVAGQRLMVLRVPGAGVAAGATEEATCK; encoded by the coding sequence ATGACATTCGACAAAGTCCTGATTGCCAATCGCGGCGAAATTGCCTGCCGCGTGATTCGCACGCTCAAGCGCCTCGGCATTGCATCGGTGGCGGTTTATTCGGAAGCCGATCGCCACGCCATGCATGTGATGCTCGCCGACGAAGCGGTCTGCATCGGCCCGGCGGCGGCGGCCGCCAGCTATCTGAATAGCGCGGCGATTCTCGAGGCAGCGCGCGCGACCGGCGCGAATGCCGTGCATCCCGGCTACGGTTTTCTCTCGGAGAATGCCGCGTTCGCGCAGGCATGCGAAGACGCGGGTATCCGCTTCATCGGGCCTCGCCCCGCGCAGATGCTTGAATTCGGCCTGAAGCACACGGCACGCGAGCTCGCGAAAGCGAACGACGTAGCGTTGCTGCCGGGTACCGGCTTGCTGCCCGATGTTTCAAGCGCGTTAAGCGAGGCCGAGTCGATCGTCTATCCCGTGATGCTGAAAAGCACGGCGGGCGGCGGCGGCATCGGCATGTCGCTGTGCCGCGATGCGGCGCAACTGGAGAGCGTGTTTGCATCGGTGGCGCGGCTGGGCGAGGCCAACTTTGCGAACGCGGGTGTCTATATCGAGAAGTTTGTCGAGAACGCGCGCCACATTGAAGTGCAGATTTTCGGCGACGGCCGCGGCGGCGTGATCGCGCTTGGCGAACGCGACTGCTCGGTGCAGCGCCGTAATCAGAAGGTGATCGAGGAGACACCCGCGCCAGGTCTGACACAGGCTGAACGCGCAGCACTGCATGCGAGCGCCGTGCGCCTCGCGCAAGCCGTGAAGTACGAATCCGCCGGCACGGTCGAGTTCGTATTCGACGCCGACACGCGGCGCTTCTACTTCCTCGAAGTGAACACGCGGTTGCAGGTCGAGCATTGCGTCACGGAGGAGGTGACGGGCGTCGATCTGGTCGAGTGGATGATTCGCCAGGCAGAGGGTGAGATTGCACCGCTCGACACGCTGGTGCCGACGCCCAGCGGGGCGAGCATCCAGGTCCGCTTGTACGCGGAAGATCCGCACAAACAGTTTCAGCCGAGCGCGGGCGTGCTGACGCATGTCGCGTTCGCCGCCGATGCACGGGTCGACACATGGGTCGATGCCGGCACCGAAGTCAGCGCGTTCTACGACCCACTGCTCGCGAAGATCATCGTCAAAGGCGCAACACGCGACGCCGCGCTCGCCGCCATGCGCGCTGCGCTGGCGCAAACACAGCTCTACGGCATCGAGACGAACCTCGACTATCTGCGCGCCATTGCCGGTTCGGCGACCTTCGCGCGAGGCGAGCAAACCACGGGCTTCCTCACACGCTTCGTGTTCGCGCCGCACACCATCGACGTGCTCGACGGCGGCGTGCAGACCACCGTGCAGCAAACGCCGGGACGGGTCGGCTACTGGGACATCGGCGTGCCGCCGTCCGGTCCGATGGACGACCTGTCGTTCCGGCTCGCCAACGAACTGCTCGGCAATCCGGCCGACGCGGCGGGACTCGAATGCGCCATGGTCGGCGCGACGCTGCGCTTTAACACCGCGACGCTGTTCGTGCTGGGCGGCGCGCCGCTCGCCGCCACACTCGACGGCCAGCCAGTCACGCCGTGGCAGACCACGCGCGCAGCGGCGGGTTCGGTGCTCAAACTCGGCGGCGTGACCGGCGCCGGCATGCGTGCGTGTCTCGCGCTCAAGGGCGGCCTGCAGGTGCCGGATTATCTCGGCAGCAAGGCAACCTTCACGCTGGGTCAGTTCGGCGGTCACGCCGGGCGCGCCTTGCGCAAGGGCGACGTGCTGCATCTCGCCACCGACGCAGGCCGTGGCGAAACGGGCGCGCAACTCGATCCGGCGCGCGTGCCGGTGCTGACGCACGATTGGGCTCTCGGCGTGCTCGACGGTCCGCACGGCGCGCCGGACTTCTTCACGCCCGATGACATAGCGATGCTGTACGGCACGCGCTGGACGGTCCATTACAACTCGAGCCGCACAGGGGTCCGGCTGATCGGTCCGAAGCCGCAATGGGCGCGCACGGACGGCGGCGAGGCGGGGCTGCACCCGTCGAATATTCACGACAATGCGTATGCGGTCGGCGCGGTCGATTTCACCGGCGACATGCCGGTGATTCTCGGCCCGGACGGTCCGAGCCTTGGTGGTTTCGTCTGTCCGGTGACGGTGGTGAGCGACGAGTTGTGGAAGCTCGGTCAACTGCGGCCCGGGGATACGGTGCGGTTCGAACCGGTGCGCGCGCAACCGTCGCTGACGGCATCCGCGCCATCTGCTGTGTCTACAGCAAGCACAGTAAGCGCGCCCCTCAGCGCGCACGATTGCATTCTCTACAGCGATCCATCGGCAGGCGAGGGCACAGGCGTGGTCTACCGCCGCTCCGGCGATCAGAACGTGCTGGTTGAATACGGCCCGCTCATGCTGGACCTGAACCTGCGCTTTCGCGTGCATGCACTGATGAACTGGCTCGATGCCCACCGGCTGCCCGGCATCGTCGATCTCACGCCGGGCATCCGTTCGCTGCAGGTGCATTTCGACCACCGCACGCTGTCGCACGCCACCTTGCTCGCGCATCTTCAGCAGGCGGAGCGTGAATTGCCCGCCGTCGACGACATGCGCGTGCCCAATCGCATCGTGCACCTGCCGCTGTCCTGGGACGACCCGTCGACGCGGATCGCGATCGAACGCTACATGCAATCGGTGCGGCCCGATGCGCCGTGGTGCCCGAGCAATATCGAGTTCATTCGCCGCATCAACGGTCTGGCTAGCATCGACGACGTGAAGCGCATCGTGTTCGACGCGCGCTACCTGGTGATGGGTCTCGGCGACGTCTATCTCGGCGCGCCGGTGGCGACGCCGCTCGATCCACGTCACCGGCTCGTCACGACCAAATACAACCCCGCACGCACCTGGACACCGGAGAACGCGGTGGGGATCGGCGGCGCCTACCTCTGCGTGTATGGGATGGAAGGGCCGGGCGGCTATCAGTTTGTCGGTCGCACCGTCCAGATGTGGAACCGCTATCGCACCACGCGCGAGTTCGAAGCCGGCAAGCCGTGGCTGCTGCGGTTTTTCGACGAGATCCGCTTCTACGAAGTCAGCGAGGCAGAGCTTGCCGAACTGCGCACCGACTTCATCGCGGGCCGCGCGAGTCTGAAGATCGAGGAGTCGGTGTTCGACCTCGGTGCGTACAACCGCTTTCTGAAGGACGAAGCCGAATCGATCTCCGCCTTCAAGCACGCGCAACAGACGGCCTTCGACGAAGAGCGCGAACGCTGGAATGCCGCCGGGCACGCGGAGTATGTCGGCGAGCCGGCCAGCGACGCGGATTCGGCTACCGGCAACGGAGCGCCCGACGCGCTTGTGGCGGGTCAACAAAGCATCGTCGCCGACGTCTCGGGCAGCGTCTGGAAACTGCTCGTCAGCGAGGGAGAGCGTGTGAGCGAAGGGCAGGTGGTGGCAATCGTTGAATCGATGAAGATGGAAGTGTCCGTTGCCGTTACGGAAGACGGTGTGATCGAAACGATCGATTGTGTGGCCGGCGCGGCAGTCGTCGCGGGTCAGCGCTTAATGGTGCTGCGCGTACCAGGTGCCGGCGTTGCGGCCGGCGCCACAGAGGAGGCAACGTGCAAATGA
- a CDS encoding NitT/TauT family transport system permease protein gives MTVINRSDWFAVRRELSVRGKWLLGLGSFLLPLLVWSIVSYVPFVWHPQVLIESPGSVDYFQPGMRVDKDVFADELSHARAGHTALPTGEPVNPVYLPAPHEVLRAFYTAFTTPPASRDGVWLHQSLWHSIQVIFWGFLLSSVIGVPIGIVCGTYSAIARLQEPFFEFFRYLPAPAFGALMVAILGIYDGPKIAIIVIGTLFQQVLIVANTTRKLEYGLFEAAMTLGTKKLKLLTHVVIPGILPDLYRDQRILLGWAWTYLIVAELVGTSSGITWYITQQARYEHFDNVYAAIMMIGIIGLGTDLVLAYVGRKLFPWDRTLKA, from the coding sequence ATGACCGTCATTAACAGAAGCGACTGGTTCGCGGTGCGCCGCGAACTCTCCGTACGCGGCAAGTGGCTCTTGGGCCTCGGCTCGTTTTTGTTGCCGCTTCTCGTATGGTCCATCGTCAGCTACGTGCCGTTCGTCTGGCATCCGCAGGTGCTCATCGAGAGCCCGGGTAGTGTTGATTACTTCCAGCCCGGCATGCGGGTCGACAAGGACGTGTTCGCCGACGAACTGAGCCATGCGCGCGCGGGTCACACCGCCTTGCCGACGGGCGAGCCGGTCAACCCGGTGTACCTGCCCGCGCCCCACGAAGTGCTGCGCGCGTTCTACACCGCGTTCACGACGCCGCCCGCGTCGCGCGACGGCGTGTGGTTGCATCAAAGCCTGTGGCACAGCATTCAGGTGATCTTCTGGGGCTTTCTGCTGTCGTCAGTGATCGGCGTGCCGATCGGCATCGTATGCGGGACTTACAGCGCGATCGCGCGGCTGCAGGAGCCGTTTTTCGAGTTCTTCCGCTACTTGCCCGCGCCCGCGTTCGGCGCGCTGATGGTGGCGATCCTCGGCATTTATGACGGCCCGAAGATTGCGATTATCGTGATCGGCACGCTGTTCCAGCAGGTGCTGATCGTGGCGAACACCACGCGCAAGCTGGAGTACGGCCTGTTCGAAGCGGCCATGACGCTCGGCACGAAAAAACTCAAGCTGCTCACGCATGTGGTGATTCCTGGCATCCTGCCGGACCTGTATCGCGACCAGCGCATTCTGCTGGGCTGGGCATGGACCTATCTGATCGTGGCGGAACTGGTCGGCACCAGCTCCGGCATTACCTGGTACATCACGCAGCAGGCGCGCTATGAGCATTTCGACAACGTCTACGCGGCGATCATGATGATCGGGATCATCGGACTCGGCACCGATCTCGTGCTGGCCTATGTCGGCCGCAAGCTGTTTCCGTGGGACCGCACGCTCAAGGCGTAG
- a CDS encoding NitT/TauT family transport system ATP-binding protein: MLNPQPIPSYLIQSEAVRARFDRLKSREVILEVRDLDKRFESPQGECTALNGINFKTHRREFVCVIGPSGCGKSTLIRILAGLERQTSGSVLLDGKPVEGPGADRGMVFQGYTLFPWLTVKKNVMFGLKMNGHSSMHAEREALQWLDLVGLTKFANAYPHQLSGGMKQRVAIARALANRPRILLMDEPFGALDAQTRAKMQTHLLDIWRNIDVTVLFITHDLDEAIFLADRILVLKANPGEVQELIEVPVPRPRDYSQVTSAEFLATKARLEALIHPPTAAADEDDVVKPHMVRMVDVADNVE; encoded by the coding sequence ATGCTAAATCCGCAACCGATTCCGTCGTACCTCATCCAGTCCGAAGCGGTGCGCGCGCGTTTCGACCGTCTGAAGTCGCGCGAGGTGATCCTCGAAGTTCGCGACCTCGACAAGCGCTTCGAGAGTCCACAGGGCGAATGTACTGCGCTGAACGGCATCAACTTCAAAACGCACCGGCGCGAGTTTGTCTGCGTGATCGGACCGTCGGGTTGCGGCAAGTCGACCTTGATCCGCATTCTCGCGGGCCTCGAGCGGCAGACCAGCGGCAGCGTGCTGCTCGACGGCAAGCCCGTGGAGGGACCCGGCGCCGATCGCGGCATGGTGTTTCAGGGCTACACGCTGTTTCCGTGGCTGACGGTCAAGAAAAACGTCATGTTCGGTTTGAAGATGAACGGCCACAGCAGCATGCATGCCGAGCGCGAAGCGCTGCAATGGCTCGATCTGGTCGGTCTGACGAAGTTCGCCAATGCGTATCCGCATCAATTGTCCGGCGGGATGAAACAGCGCGTGGCGATTGCTCGCGCGCTCGCGAACCGGCCGCGTATTCTGCTGATGGACGAGCCGTTCGGCGCGCTCGATGCGCAGACTAGGGCGAAGATGCAGACGCATTTGCTCGATATCTGGCGCAACATCGATGTGACCGTGCTGTTCATCACGCACGATCTGGACGAAGCGATTTTTCTCGCTGACCGCATCCTGGTGCTCAAGGCCAATCCCGGCGAAGTACAGGAATTGATCGAAGTGCCGGTCCCCCGTCCGCGCGATTATTCGCAGGTCACGTCGGCGGAATTTCTTGCCACCAAGGCCCGGCTCGAAGCGTTGATTCATCCGCCCACGGCGGCCGCCGATGAAGACGATGTGGTTAAACCGCATATGGTCCGGATGGTGGACGTGGCGGATAACGTCGAATGA
- a CDS encoding Acetyltransferase involved in cellulose biosynthesis, CelD/BcsL family: MDEATQTTQTTPHYDIISDEAEFFALQPEWDTLWSRANGYYYQSFSFCWLAWKHVAKPRGHKLKCIVCREDGQLVMIWPLETYRRWLWTFLVALGPDGGDYTSVLVEDGPSAAALIAGAWDIAQRRCGADFIRIQFVRDTLHLHTLVMQARRVLFARPHNASAVTLRGERSWDQYCQTLGTLFGKRPGTFTKRLSKQGKVAVRIVDHTDESETTSILAWMFNCKRQWSDRVGKRNAWIDSPEFECFLGKLIYSPDVPSMARLIVVTLDEAPVSGIIVSFGNPCASAIFAGYDPHYGKCCPGLIAVEQCVKWAFDNGFDLDFGVGTERFKSYWSRGEASTAWTVQTINSALGLLAIRGRSLLRELIARVKRYRHAGAASPDADTEDLPLTPAMTPQAPEAFSQRPEHN, encoded by the coding sequence ATGGACGAGGCAACACAGACGACGCAGACGACGCCGCACTACGACATCATCAGCGACGAAGCCGAATTTTTCGCTTTGCAGCCCGAATGGGACACGTTGTGGTCGAGGGCAAACGGCTACTACTACCAGTCGTTCAGTTTTTGCTGGCTGGCGTGGAAACACGTAGCGAAGCCTCGTGGGCACAAGCTCAAATGCATCGTGTGCCGTGAAGACGGGCAATTGGTCATGATCTGGCCACTCGAGACCTACAGGCGTTGGCTCTGGACGTTTCTCGTGGCGCTCGGGCCGGATGGGGGCGATTACACGAGCGTGCTCGTGGAAGACGGCCCATCCGCTGCGGCCCTGATCGCGGGCGCGTGGGATATCGCACAGCGACGCTGCGGCGCCGATTTCATCCGCATCCAATTTGTGCGGGACACGCTGCATCTGCACACGCTTGTGATGCAGGCACGCAGGGTGTTGTTTGCCAGACCCCATAACGCGTCTGCCGTGACGTTGCGCGGCGAGCGCAGCTGGGATCAGTATTGCCAGACCCTGGGCACGCTGTTCGGCAAACGGCCCGGTACCTTCACGAAACGCTTGTCCAAACAGGGCAAGGTCGCGGTGCGCATCGTCGATCACACCGACGAAAGTGAAACCACGTCCATCCTCGCGTGGATGTTCAACTGCAAACGCCAGTGGAGCGATCGGGTCGGGAAACGCAACGCATGGATCGATTCGCCCGAGTTCGAGTGCTTCCTCGGTAAGCTCATCTACTCGCCCGACGTGCCCTCGATGGCGCGTCTGATCGTGGTCACGCTGGATGAAGCGCCGGTCTCCGGGATCATCGTCAGTTTCGGCAACCCTTGCGCGAGTGCGATTTTTGCCGGTTACGACCCGCACTACGGCAAATGCTGTCCCGGCCTGATCGCGGTGGAACAGTGCGTCAAATGGGCCTTCGACAACGGGTTCGACCTCGACTTCGGGGTGGGAACGGAGCGCTTCAAGTCGTACTGGTCCCGGGGGGAAGCCTCCACCGCGTGGACCGTGCAGACCATCAACTCGGCACTGGGCCTGCTGGCGATTCGCGGGCGGAGTCTTCTGCGTGAACTCATCGCCCGCGTGAAGCGGTACCGCCATGCCGGTGCTGCATCGCCGGACGCCGACACCGAGGACTTGCCGCTGACGCCGGCGATGACCCCTCAGGCACCAGAGGCATTCAGCCAGCGTCCAGAGCACAACTGA